One part of the Oncorhynchus clarkii lewisi isolate Uvic-CL-2024 chromosome 7, UVic_Ocla_1.0, whole genome shotgun sequence genome encodes these proteins:
- the LOC139412995 gene encoding T-box brain protein 1-like: MTNLSDADDFIDSEDSFGDGDKGSSRQSAQETVCDNRHNFHGSTEGPYPSSQPSPSQAQSASAASPGTMFPHRTLHGATYPALAITSSGHYMAHHPVVTQGSYNSLLTTTSPQGFPAPGYFYAQPYGHGHQEGAFHKTSAMQTGMVFGKAQVYLCNRALWLTFHRHQTEMIITKQGRRMFPFLSFNISGLDPTANYNIFVDVSLADPNHWRFQGGQWVPCGKAESNGTGNKAYMHPDSPNTGAHWMRQEISFGKLKLANNKGALESAGQMVVVQSLHRYQPRLNVVEVHEDGAENASQPRQSFTFPETQFVAVTAYQNTDITQLKIDHNPFAKGFRDNYDKIYTGYDSDRLTPSPSDSTYAQFVPGARYALANSFLQHQFVSTYAKSCFRPSAGATSGLDYNVPLTNSMLSPQTSEEDTMAASPRWFVTPTNNRLDYASRTNDATGNTATLLSYATAGKALQLSATDSSGRALTYYAEPTDFAPTSPQYCGASSPALSCWTNGHAIGTADFDEVLSLSKESLPTSVSEDAKPQDISESSWIETS, encoded by the exons ATGACAAATCTGTCAGACGCAGACGACTTTATCGACTCGGAAGACTCATTTGGTGACGGCGACAAGGGAAGCAGTAGGCAGTCTGCTCAAGAGACCGTCTGCGACAATCGTCATAACTTCCATGGATCTACAGAGGGACCGTATCCCTCGTCTCAGCCCAGCCCCAGCCAAGCTCAGTCCGCGTCTGCTGCCTCGCCTGGTACCATGTTCCCACACCGGACACTGCACGGAGCCACCTACCCGGCCCTCGCCATCACCAGTTCGGGTCACTACATGGCACACCATCCTGTGGTCACGCAAGGCTCATATAATAGCCTCTTGACCACTACGTCACCTCAAGGCTTCCCAGCGCCCGGATATTTTTACGCCCAGCCATACGGGCATGGCCACCAAGAAGGTGCTTTCCACAAGACCTCAGCAATGCAAACCGGGATGGTTTTTGGTAAAGCGCAAGTTTATCTCTGCAATAGGGCTCTGTGGCTCACGTTTCACAGGCACCAAACAGAGATGATCATCACTAAACAGGGGCG ACGAATGTTTCCATTCCTGAGCTTTAATATATCTGGACTTGATCCGACGGcaaattacaatatttttgtgGACGTCAGTCTCGCGGACCCTAATCACTGGCGCTTCCAAGGAGGACAGTGGGTACCCTGCGGTAAAGCTGAGTCAAATGGGACAG GGAACAAGGCCTACATGCATCCAGACTCTCCGAACACCGGCGCGCACTGGATGCGTCAAGAAATTTCTTTTGGAAAACTGAAGTTGGCAAATAATAAAGGGGCATTGGAAAGTGCAGGGCAG ATGGTTGTCGTTCAGTCCCTCCATAGGTACCAACCCCGTCTCAATGTGGTCGAGGTGCACGAGGATGGGGCCGAGAACGCCAGTCAACCCAGACAGTCATTTACGTTCCCCGAGACGCAATTCGTTGCAGTCACAGCATACCAGAACACAGAC ATAACACAGCTGAAAATAGACCATAATCCTTTCGCAAAAGGTTTTCGGGACAATTATGACAA AATCTACACAGGCTACGATAGTGACCGGTTGACGCCATCGCCGAGTGACTCGACCTACGCCCAGTTTGTGCCCGGTGCCAGATATGCACTTGCTAATTCTTTCCTTCAGCACCAATTTGTCAGCACTTATGCCAAGTCCTGTTTCCGCCCTAGCGCAGGAGCTACGTCTGGACTAGACTATAACGTCCCCTTAACTAACAGCATGCTGTCACCGCAAACCAGCGAGGAGGACACGATGGCGGCATCCCCGAGATGGTTTGTGACACCGACCAACAACAGACTGGACTATGCCTCCCGCACAAATGACGCGACTGGAAACACGGCAACTTTGCTGTCATATGCAACAGCTGGAAAGGCACTACAGCTGTCCGCAACGGACAGTTCGGGTAGAGCCCTTACTTATTACGCAGAACCAACGGATTTTGCGCCTACCTCACCCCAGTATTGCGGTGCGTCTAGCCCGGCTCTGTCCTGCTGGACTAATGGACACGCTATTGGTACTGCGGACTTTGATGAGGTCCTCTCACTTTCAAAGGAGAGTTTGCCAACGAGTGTCTCTGAAGACGCAAAACCACAAGATATCTCGGAGTCTAGTTGGATAGAGACATCATAA